GCTAAGTGTCACGGGCATAGAGTCCGGTGCGACACACAGCGCCCGTGTGGCGTCCGGGTGCCCCATCTCACCCCGCGGACTAGTCTTACCCACATACGTGCCAAACTGGTTTCGTCCTGTTGTGGGGTCATTAGGGAAATGGCAATAGCTTATAGCTGTCGATCAATTGTGCCATTCAAATTGCATCCATCCCGTTCATAATCAAGTCCAAGACCAATGACAAGCTACTCAAACTTAACTGGGTCGACATGCCTAACTCGGCCAGACTTTAGAGTCTAAGATAGAACAACCCTTAACGCTACTGACGTCCCTTTACCCATTTGGCAAGCTAACCAGTTGGCCCGTTCATTCATTGGGTCTTAACACGGTTACAAAAAACAGTGCGTGACGTAAGTTCACTCTACATCTGAATCTCAAAGACTGAGATTATAATTGCCAGCAAAGCAGAGCCAAGCCTGCACTCTACATCTGAATCTTAAAGCCTGTGGGATTGTTAGCAAAGCCGGAcagaaaatttgtattttagttGGTACAACACTATAAAACCTTGTTGACAATCTCAATCAGCAATGATGTGAGTTTGCTCATTGTGGTCTACAAGTTAAAAAGACAAACTTTGGTCCCTAATCCACACCTCAGACAGTATAGTAGTAAACAATCTCAGTCTCACAGAAAGTTCAAAGTAAGAAGATTGAACATATATAATTCTTCAACATATTGATCAAAGTAGCAAAACCTAAGAGACAGACAATAAACATTACTACATTCTCGTTTTtgttcacaatatatatatttacattgtTGTGCAACCATGTCAGCCTGGCTTTCAAGGCCAGCTAAAGATGAGATAAAAGCACCTTCCAAGTTCCTACTGTCAAGCACAGTGACTAATCCCTGAATCCTTGGCTTATTCTTGTCGACTAATTCCCTGGCTGATTCTTATCGAACAGGGTGACTAATCCAGTGACTAATCCTCTGACTGATTCTTGTTTTCACTGGTGAACACAATGACTAAACTGACTAATTCCCTTGCTGATTCTTGTATTCACCGTCGAACACATTCACTGGCTGATTCTTGTTTTCACTGTCGAACACAGTGACTAAACAGACTAATTCCCTAGCTATTCTTGTATCCACGGTCAACGCAGTGACTAATCCCCGGCTGATTCTTGGTGGACAGGCGCTTGAGAAACTCGTAGGTTGTGATCATGGTTGTAGCAGACATGGACATGGAAGCCCACCTCGGACCCAATCCTCTGTAACATGCCGAGAATCCACCTTCCTTAACCAAGTTCCTAACCGTCTGTCTCACCGTGGGCGCCCGCCGCTCGGTCCCGTCGCCGTCCAACACTTGCAGTCTGGTCTTGATTGTATCAAGTGGCATTGTGACCAAGGCTGAGACGCCGCTGGCCAAGGTGGCGCTCACCCCTTGGACGGCCACCACGGCCTTCCCATCCGGCCGGTAACCGCCGTCATCCTTCTTGCAGCCATGGCAGCCAATGCAGCCCCAGAGGAGCCTGTGAGCCACAGAGTATGAAGCCCACCAAACCGCGTTTGAAGGCGCGTAAGTTACAATCGAAATCCCAAACCCTCTGTACAATCCCCTAACTCCATAGCTGCAAATTATTTTCCTAAACGCATCTATTCCCCCATTGTATCTCTTCAACCCCacactattactattactattactactactgTTACTATGACTCCCCTGAACCATTAGCCTCTGGCTCACTACGTCTATGGGCGTCCACACTAGCTGCGCCGCCATGGCGGCGCTCAGCCCCGCGGCGGCGTTGGCTATGGCGGACGCGGCGGCGTCGGAGAATCCCAGCCGGACGGTGGCGGTTCCCACGTTACTCTTGGTCATCTCCAACGCGCCCATGTAAAGCGCACGCGCCGGGATGGTTCCGGTGAGGGAAGTCCCGAATCCCCTGTAGAATCCCCGGCACCCTTCGGTTTTCAAGATCGAAACCGCCATTTTACGGCAAGGGATCTGAGCCGCCGCCACCTGTTGGCGAGTCTTTAACACCACCACCGGGTAGAGCGTGGCCGACACGCCGGAAAATAGCGCCGCCCCGAGGAAAAAGAACTTGGATTTGTCCAACATCTCCCAATCTATATCCGCCGGGAGATGGATTTCCGACGCTGAATCATCCTCCGCCGTGCTCAAACTCATTTTCATTCGCCACTTTCTTCAATTCCTCTCGATAATCAATACCACTATTTGTATTCCTAAGCTATAACACGAAAAACCTAGAAATTACAgagtcaacaaaaaaaaaaaaaagctctaaATTTGctggaaaaaaatgaaaagcaaAAACTACCCTTTTCTGTTCTTTCAAAGCTCTATTAAGGGTCGAGCTCAAATTCTAAGAAAACTGTGTACAGAAACGTATATACAGAatcagaaagaaagaaagaaaattctgCGGGCGTATAATCTGTGTGCTGTAGAGATGTGTCTGATTGTTCAGGTAGCATGAAAACCTCGATGTAAAGAAACGCCGATCATGAgggataaatatatatataggaggaagaggaaaagaTAAGatgtttagagagagagagaaggacgCAGCTTTACTAGCAGTAAAACTGAAGAACAGAGGATGGTGGCGGAGGAGAGAgcagagagagaggagagagggtTAAGGATTAGCGCCGAGGGTTCTGCGGATCTGAGGTACGGACACGTGGCGGTTACCCTTTCGAGAACATTTCTTCCCGGATAGAAAGATGAATCTGATTCGACCGGCTGTAGGGAGTAGATGTGcccattttagaaaaaaaaaaaaaaaaaactaaactggattatattttctgtttttttttttttaaagctgtttttattttattttatttcttaataat
This region of Ipomoea triloba cultivar NCNSP0323 chromosome 15, ASM357664v1 genomic DNA includes:
- the LOC116005619 gene encoding solute carrier family 25 member 44-like, translating into MKMSLSTAEDDSASEIHLPADIDWEMLDKSKFFFLGAALFSGVSATLYPVVVLKTRQQVAAAQIPCRKMAVSILKTEGCRGFYRGFGTSLTGTIPARALYMGALEMTKSNVGTATVRLGFSDAAASAIANAAAGLSAAMAAQLVWTPIDVVSQRLMVQGSHSNSSSNSNSNSVGLKRYNGGIDAFRKIICSYGVRGLYRGFGISIVTYAPSNAVWWASYSVAHRLLWGCIGCHGCKKDDGGYRPDGKAVVAVQGVSATLASGVSALVTMPLDTIKTRLQVLDGDGTERRAPTVRQTVRNLVKEGGFSACYRGLGPRWASMSMSATTMITTYEFLKRLSTKNQPGISHCVDRGYKNS